Proteins co-encoded in one Cynocephalus volans isolate mCynVol1 chromosome 11, mCynVol1.pri, whole genome shotgun sequence genomic window:
- the VGLL4 gene encoding transcription cofactor vestigial-like protein 4 isoform X3, giving the protein MIKVRNKTANGDCRKDPRERSRSPIERAVAPTMSLHGNHLYTSLPSLSMEQPLALTKNSLDASRPAGLSPTLAPGERQQNRPSVITCASAGARNCNLSHCPIAHSGCPAPGPASYRRPPSATTTCDPVVEEHFRRSLGKNYKEPEPAPNSVSITGSVDDHFAKALGDTWLQIKAAKDGASSSPESASRRGQPASPSAHMVSHSHSPSVVS; this is encoded by the exons GAACAAGACTGCCAATGGAGACTGCCGAAAAGACCCCCGGGAGCGGAGCCGCAGCCCCATTGAGCGTGCCGTGGCCCCCACCATGAGCCTGCACGGCAACCACCTGTACACGTCCCTGCCCAGCCTCAGCATGGAGCAGCCCCTCGCACTGACCAAGAACAGCCTGGACGCCAGCAGGCCGGCGGGCCTCTCGCCCACGCTGGCCCCAGGGGAGCGGCAGCAG AACCGACCCTCGGTGATCACCTGCGCCTCGGCCGGCGCCCGCAACTGCAACCTCTCGCACTGCCCCATTGCGCACAGCGGCTGCCCGGCGCCTGGGCCCGCCAGCTACCGGAGGCCACCCAGCG ccaccaccacctgtgACCCTGTGGTGGAGGAGCATTTCCGCAGAAGCCTGGGCAAGAACTACAAGGAACCCGAGCCGGCGCCCAACTCAGTGTCCATCACGGGCTCTGTGGACGACCACTTTGCCAAAGCTCTGGGTGACACATGGCTTCAGATCAAAGCGGCCAAGGATGGCGCATCCAGCAGCCCCGAGTCGGCCTCACGAAGGGGCCAGCCTGCCAGCCCCTCTGCCCACATGGTCAGCCACAGTCATTCCCCCTCTGTGGTCTCGTGA